The following are encoded together in the Kineosporiaceae bacterium genome:
- a CDS encoding DeoR/GlpR transcriptional regulator, with product MYAEERQQRILTEARHAGRVEVSSLSELLDVTPETVRRDLTALERRGSLRRVHGGAIPVERLDLEPTLAARTTRLTAEKRRIAARALDELPREGTVLLDSGTTTLALVELLPPDIDLTVVTNSITAASVLITHPGVELYLIGGRVRGRTGATVGDWATAALDGVVVDVAFMGTNGFSVSRGLTTPDQSEAAAKRAMIATARRTVLLSDSSKAGDTHFHRFATLHDIHLLITDSDLDDELTLELEAAGPRVVRA from the coding sequence ATGTATGCCGAAGAGCGTCAACAGCGGATCCTCACCGAGGCCCGCCATGCCGGCCGCGTCGAGGTGAGCAGCCTCTCCGAGCTGCTGGACGTCACTCCCGAGACCGTTCGCCGCGACCTCACCGCCCTCGAACGGCGCGGCTCGCTGCGCCGGGTGCACGGCGGGGCCATCCCGGTCGAGCGACTCGACCTCGAGCCCACGCTGGCGGCTCGCACCACTCGGCTGACGGCGGAGAAGCGCCGCATCGCCGCCCGCGCCCTCGACGAGCTGCCCCGCGAGGGCACCGTCCTGCTCGACTCGGGAACCACCACCCTGGCCCTGGTCGAGCTGCTGCCGCCCGACATCGACCTGACCGTGGTGACCAACTCGATCACCGCAGCGTCCGTCTTGATCACCCACCCGGGCGTCGAGCTCTACCTGATCGGGGGGCGGGTGCGGGGCCGCACCGGCGCCACGGTCGGCGACTGGGCCACCGCAGCCCTCGACGGGGTCGTGGTCGACGTCGCGTTCATGGGAACCAACGGGTTCTCGGTCTCCCGCGGGCTGACCACCCCCGACCAGAGCGAGGCCGCCGCCAAGCGGGCGATGATCGCCACCGCCCGGCGCACCGTACTGCTGAGCGACTCGAGCAAGGCCGGCGATACCCACTTCCACCGGTTCGCGACGCTGCACGACATCCACCTGTTGATCACCGACAGCGACCTGGACGACGAGCTGACGCTCGAACTCGAGGCCGCCGGACCGAGAGTGGTGCGGGCATGA
- a CDS encoding PTS sugar transporter subunit IIA — translation MSLITTDQVVLDLDAPDRHAATRAMAQTLVASGRCTDLETFLDDVRKREEQMATGLPGGIGIPHARSAAITQPSLVFGRPATGIDWGAEDGPATLIFLIAAPDGGGQEHMKILAALARKLMRTEFRQSLKDAPDAATVVEIVEREVVS, via the coding sequence ATGTCCCTGATCACAACCGACCAGGTGGTGCTCGACCTGGACGCCCCAGACCGACACGCCGCGACCCGCGCGATGGCGCAGACCCTGGTCGCCAGCGGCCGCTGCACCGACCTCGAGACGTTCCTGGACGACGTCCGCAAGCGCGAGGAGCAGATGGCCACCGGCCTGCCCGGCGGCATCGGCATCCCGCACGCCCGCAGCGCCGCCATCACCCAGCCGTCGCTCGTCTTCGGCCGTCCCGCCACGGGAATCGACTGGGGCGCCGAGGACGGCCCGGCCACCCTGATCTTCCTGATCGCGGCCCCGGACGGCGGCGGCCAGGAGCACATGAAGATCCTCGCCGCCCTGGCCCGCAAGTTGATGCGCACCGAGTTCCGTCAGTCCCTGAAGGACGCCCCCGACGCCGCCACCGTCGTCGAGATCGTCGAGCGAGAGGTCGTGAGTTGA
- a CDS encoding EamA family transporter — translation MSRRGWVLFSAMSVIWGVPYLLIKVAVTDLSPAMVVFGRTALAAVVLLPLAIRRDELGALRPVARWVVLFAVIEISVPWIMLGYAELRLSSSLTALLLAVIPLVAMLFSRIAGLERRIGRGRWLGLAVGLAGVGAVGGLDLGGGDVGAVLAVLCAVLGYAAGPLLIAKRLSAVSGSAVTAVAMTLNALGYLPFAVWTRPEMPGQVPLRAWLAVVALGLICSALAFVVFFHLVAEVGPARTSVITYVNPVVAAISGTVVLGEPVTSGLLVGFPLVLCGSWLATRSTPR, via the coding sequence GTGTCTCGTCGCGGATGGGTGCTGTTCTCGGCCATGTCGGTCATCTGGGGCGTCCCGTACCTGTTGATCAAGGTGGCGGTCACCGACCTGTCGCCGGCGATGGTGGTGTTCGGGCGGACAGCCCTGGCCGCGGTGGTGCTGCTGCCGCTGGCGATTCGCCGCGACGAGCTCGGTGCCCTGCGACCGGTGGCGCGGTGGGTGGTGCTGTTCGCCGTCATCGAGATCAGCGTCCCGTGGATCATGTTGGGCTACGCCGAACTGCGCCTGAGCAGTTCACTGACCGCGCTGTTGCTCGCGGTGATCCCGCTGGTGGCCATGCTGTTCAGCCGGATCGCCGGCCTCGAACGCCGGATCGGTCGGGGCCGCTGGCTGGGTCTCGCCGTCGGACTGGCCGGGGTCGGCGCGGTGGGCGGGCTCGATCTCGGTGGTGGGGACGTGGGCGCGGTACTCGCCGTCCTGTGTGCCGTTCTGGGGTACGCCGCAGGGCCACTGTTGATCGCCAAGCGCCTCTCCGCGGTGTCCGGTTCGGCCGTCACGGCGGTGGCGATGACCCTCAACGCCCTCGGCTACCTGCCGTTCGCGGTGTGGACCCGGCCCGAGATGCCTGGCCAGGTGCCACTACGGGCGTGGCTCGCGGTGGTGGCGCTGGGGCTGATCTGCAGCGCGTTGGCCTTCGTGGTGTTCTTCCACCTGGTGGCCGAGGTCGGACCCGCGCGAACATCCGTGATCACCTACGTGAACCCCGTGGTGGCGGCCATCTCGGGCACCGTGGTCCTCGGCGAACCGGTCACCTCCGGGCTGCTGGTGGGGTTCCCGCTCGTGCTGTGCGGCTCCTGGCTGGCCACCCGCTCCACCCCTCGGTGA
- the pfkB gene encoding 1-phosphofructokinase: protein MTILTLTPNPSVDRTIAIAELHRGEVHRATSSRIDPGGKGINVSRALTAQSTPTVAVFPSGGPEGRLMEALLDTAGVPRYTVPVEGTLRMNVAVVEPDGTTTKLNEPGPTLTGDDVDALIDGTLAAVDATTTWVVGCGSLPPGAPVDLYATLVRRAREHGVRVAIDSSEAPLAAAVAARPQLIKPNHEELAELVGTPMTTLRDVRDAAAALVADGIERVVVSLGGDGALLVDATGCTHAIATIDDPLSTVGAGDCLLAGLLDALSRDQDAATALIAGVTWGAAAVRLPGSRVPSSADCEDIVVICTADPDLDRLLH, encoded by the coding sequence ATGACCATCCTGACCCTGACCCCCAACCCGAGCGTCGATCGCACCATCGCCATCGCCGAGCTGCACCGAGGCGAGGTGCACCGAGCCACCTCCAGCCGCATCGACCCGGGCGGCAAGGGCATCAACGTCTCGCGGGCGCTGACCGCCCAGTCCACCCCCACCGTCGCCGTCTTCCCCAGCGGTGGCCCGGAGGGCCGGTTGATGGAGGCCCTGCTCGACACCGCCGGTGTCCCCCGCTACACCGTGCCCGTCGAGGGCACGCTGCGCATGAACGTCGCCGTGGTCGAACCCGACGGCACCACCACCAAGCTCAACGAGCCCGGCCCGACCCTGACCGGCGACGATGTCGACGCCCTGATCGACGGCACCCTGGCAGCCGTCGATGCCACCACCACCTGGGTGGTGGGCTGCGGCTCACTCCCCCCGGGCGCCCCCGTCGACCTCTACGCCACGCTGGTGCGGCGCGCCCGCGAGCACGGCGTGCGGGTGGCCATCGACTCCTCCGAGGCTCCGCTGGCCGCCGCCGTGGCGGCTCGGCCCCAGTTGATCAAGCCCAACCACGAAGAGCTGGCCGAACTGGTCGGCACCCCGATGACCACCCTGCGCGACGTCCGCGATGCCGCCGCGGCCCTGGTGGCAGACGGCATCGAACGCGTCGTGGTGAGCCTCGGCGGGGACGGTGCCCTGCTGGTCGACGCCACCGGGTGCACCCACGCGATCGCCACCATCGACGACCCGCTGTCGACGGTGGGGGCCGGTGACTGCCTGCTGGCGGGCCTGCTCGACGCCCTCTCACGCGACCAGGACGCCGCGACCGCCCTGATCGCCGGCGTCACCTGGGGAGCCGCCGCGGTTCGCCTGCCCGGCAGCCGGGTGCCGTCGTCCGCGGATTGTGAAGACATCGTTGTCATCTGCACCGCCGACCCCGATCTCGACCGACTCCTGCACTGA
- a CDS encoding roadblock/LC7 domain-containing protein, which produces MSAHPSTTGQEFGWMLANFVRTTDGVREAVAVSSDGLLIAGSAGLNRSEADHLAAIVSSLVSLGRSAARRYEFEGLKLVMIEMVRGFLLVSTIAGGSCIGVVADGEGDLGLIGYETASLAERFGPMLTPALISESRRHLPR; this is translated from the coding sequence ATGAGTGCGCACCCGTCCACGACAGGGCAGGAGTTCGGCTGGATGTTGGCCAACTTCGTCCGCACCACCGACGGCGTCCGCGAGGCGGTGGCCGTCTCGTCCGACGGCCTGCTGATCGCCGGTTCCGCGGGCCTGAACCGCAGTGAGGCCGACCATCTGGCCGCGATCGTGTCGAGTCTGGTCAGTCTCGGCCGCAGCGCGGCGCGGCGATACGAGTTCGAGGGCCTCAAGCTCGTCATGATCGAGATGGTGCGTGGATTCCTGCTGGTCTCCACCATCGCCGGCGGTAGCTGCATCGGCGTGGTGGCCGACGGCGAGGGCGACCTGGGGCTGATCGGGTACGAAACGGCCTCACTGGCCGAGCGTTTCGGCCCGATGCTGACCCCGGCACTGATCTCCGAGTCGCGGCGGCACCTGCCGCGATGA
- a CDS encoding nitrate- and nitrite sensing domain-containing protein produces MSRGRHSGALSGGSIGSRLARILALPAAVVLILLGVVATQQVRDYRTAQSTTRAVDLTLGVQNLVQALQTERGLTAAVLGGNQSFTPELTPARRQVDQRRTALAGLVSGDGDADAEVRSALAQLDGLSAVRAAADSTSAGRAATFSYFTNLISRLGSSSLGLDRSGDEQLRRGVGALTALQDMSEAIAQERAFLNGVFSAGGFGKGEFVQFAAMRATRETAATRLREAATDTQLKALDFTLGTGAARTTQYFERVAVEGADGRPLVVNPQAWWSGLTTVLGDLDQLQLHIGSEIQFRAFELRSAAAERLGLLTAGVLLTLLASLYLAMLVSRSITRPLAALAAEAEAVAAERLPEAVRLVQAGRGDQTPEPPEPVRIPQRASFEIQSVAVALDRMQSAAYDLAIEQTIQRTRTIESLTNLGRRNQGLIRRQLGFITKLESEEIDPQALSNLFELDHLATRMRRNADSLLVLVGAASSRRWATPVPMADVIRAAVSEVEEYRRVTLRRVDDAFVGGGSVGAVAHLLSELIENGLAFSPPEYEVEVQGRQLPDGYLIAVTDQGVGMTTEELRQANSRLRGEGDFISAHTRFLGHFVVGELARLLEAEVELLPSPVVGVTARVTLPRAVLSVQPELPSSAPPAHEKTTGQPSPAVLAAQAPRPDDDTPPPLRLARDNAPVVVTVDVQDVEVEAIPPAVASALAPPELRRPEGSLFERPAAASVGHSVPPAATIRFGPDDARRVAWDDTPPQGVTAPVATNDPARTRNGLPKRMPREVRATTSSPSAGPQPTRVVDLAAAERARLDQAPSSVSARLTALRAGVRRGQEEHQPEVES; encoded by the coding sequence GTGAGCCGAGGCAGGCACAGCGGAGCCCTCAGCGGCGGGAGCATCGGCAGCCGCCTGGCGCGCATCCTCGCCCTCCCCGCGGCGGTCGTCCTGATCCTGCTCGGCGTGGTGGCCACGCAACAGGTCCGCGACTACCGGACGGCGCAATCCACTACTCGCGCAGTTGATCTCACCCTCGGCGTCCAGAACCTGGTGCAGGCGTTGCAGACCGAGCGCGGCCTGACCGCGGCCGTCCTGGGCGGCAACCAGAGCTTCACGCCCGAGCTCACCCCGGCACGCCGGCAGGTGGATCAGAGACGTACCGCGTTGGCCGGCCTGGTCAGCGGCGACGGGGACGCCGACGCCGAGGTCCGCAGCGCGCTGGCCCAGCTCGATGGACTGAGCGCCGTGAGAGCCGCCGCCGACAGCACCTCGGCCGGACGCGCCGCCACGTTCTCCTACTTCACCAACCTGATCTCCCGGCTCGGGAGCAGCAGCCTGGGGCTCGATCGCTCCGGTGACGAGCAACTCCGTCGCGGGGTCGGTGCACTGACCGCGCTGCAGGACATGTCCGAGGCCATCGCCCAGGAGCGGGCATTCCTGAACGGCGTATTCTCGGCCGGCGGGTTCGGCAAGGGCGAGTTCGTCCAGTTCGCCGCCATGAGGGCCACGCGTGAAACGGCCGCCACCCGGCTGCGCGAGGCGGCCACCGACACCCAGCTGAAGGCCCTCGACTTCACCCTCGGCACGGGAGCCGCTCGCACGACCCAGTACTTCGAACGCGTCGCGGTCGAGGGCGCCGACGGCCGGCCGTTGGTGGTCAATCCCCAGGCCTGGTGGTCCGGCCTGACCACCGTGCTCGGCGACCTGGACCAACTCCAGTTGCACATCGGTTCGGAGATCCAGTTCCGGGCCTTCGAGTTGCGCAGCGCCGCCGCCGAGCGGCTCGGCCTGCTGACGGCCGGCGTGCTGCTGACCCTGCTCGCCTCGCTCTACCTCGCCATGCTGGTCTCACGCTCGATCACCCGCCCGCTCGCCGCCCTGGCTGCCGAGGCCGAGGCGGTGGCGGCCGAGCGCCTGCCGGAGGCCGTCCGGTTGGTGCAGGCGGGCCGGGGCGATCAGACTCCCGAACCCCCTGAGCCCGTGCGCATTCCGCAACGCGCCTCGTTCGAGATCCAATCCGTGGCGGTGGCCCTCGATCGGATGCAGAGCGCCGCCTACGACCTGGCCATCGAGCAGACCATCCAGCGCACCCGCACCATCGAGTCGCTGACCAACCTGGGGCGGCGCAACCAGGGTCTGATCCGCCGCCAATTGGGCTTCATCACCAAGCTCGAGAGCGAGGAGATCGACCCCCAGGCCTTGTCGAACCTGTTCGAACTCGACCACCTGGCCACCCGGATGCGCCGCAACGCCGACAGCCTGCTCGTGCTGGTGGGTGCCGCCAGCTCACGCCGGTGGGCCACCCCGGTACCGATGGCGGACGTGATCCGCGCCGCCGTGTCGGAGGTCGAGGAATACCGCCGGGTCACGCTGCGCCGGGTCGACGACGCCTTCGTCGGTGGCGGATCCGTCGGCGCCGTCGCGCATCTGCTCTCGGAGCTGATCGAGAACGGCCTGGCCTTCTCGCCACCCGAGTACGAGGTCGAGGTGCAGGGCCGCCAGTTGCCCGACGGATATCTCATCGCGGTCACCGACCAGGGCGTCGGCATGACCACCGAGGAGCTGCGCCAGGCGAACTCGCGCCTGCGCGGCGAGGGCGACTTCATCTCGGCCCACACCCGATTCCTCGGTCACTTCGTCGTGGGTGAGCTCGCCCGTCTGCTCGAGGCAGAGGTCGAGCTGCTCCCCTCCCCCGTGGTGGGCGTCACCGCCCGCGTCACCCTCCCGCGGGCCGTCCTGTCCGTGCAGCCCGAACTGCCCTCGTCGGCACCTCCGGCGCACGAGAAGACCACCGGGCAACCCTCTCCGGCCGTGCTCGCTGCCCAGGCCCCGCGACCGGACGACGACACCCCACCGCCCCTCCGCCTCGCCCGGGACAACGCCCCCGTCGTGGTCACGGTCGATGTGCAGGACGTCGAGGTCGAGGCCATCCCGCCGGCGGTGGCGTCTGCACTGGCCCCGCCCGAGCTGCGTCGTCCCGAGGGCTCGCTGTTCGAACGCCCGGCGGCGGCGAGCGTGGGGCACTCGGTGCCGCCCGCCGCGACGATCCGGTTCGGGCCGGACGACGCGCGTCGCGTCGCGTGGGACGACACCCCGCCGCAGGGGGTGACCGCACCGGTCGCGACGAACGATCCGGCACGTACCCGCAACGGGTTGCCCAAGCGCATGCCCCGAGAGGTCCGTGCCACGACGTCGAGCCCGTCGGCCGGCCCCCAGCCGACCCGCGTGGTCGACCTCGCTGCGGCCGAACGTGCCCGGCTGGACCAGGCACCGTCCAGCGTGAGCGCACGGCTCACCGCGCTACGAGCAGGAGTCCGTCGGGGGCAGGAGGAGCATCAGCCGGAGGTCGAGTCATGA
- a CDS encoding ABC transporter substrate-binding protein, translated as MKPVRRLLAAGAALAALTLSGCGGTAPELVPAPGVSRTACGPVTLASNPWAGYDANLAVVKLVAEKELGCKVSVRPEAEADSWKHLADGSVDAILENWGHDDLKKKYIDTDRVAVEGGLTGNKGVIGWYVPPWMVEEYPDITNWKKLKERWELFTTPKSGAKGQFLAGDPTYVTNDEALLRNLGLNFTVVYAGSEDALIEAFRDAERSKTPLLGYFYSPQWLLSEVELAHIPLPPYTPGCDANPKTVACDYQPYDLDKILNREFAYSGSPAAELIQNFSWTNADQNQVASDITAKKLTPQAAAQKWLDSHPQVWRKWLPASP; from the coding sequence GTGAAGCCCGTACGTCGCCTGCTCGCCGCCGGCGCGGCGCTCGCTGCGCTGACGCTGTCCGGGTGCGGGGGTACCGCCCCCGAACTCGTCCCCGCACCTGGGGTGAGTCGGACGGCGTGCGGTCCCGTCACGCTCGCCTCGAACCCCTGGGCCGGCTACGACGCCAACCTCGCCGTGGTGAAGCTGGTGGCGGAGAAGGAACTCGGCTGCAAGGTCTCCGTCCGCCCCGAGGCCGAAGCGGACTCGTGGAAACACCTGGCCGATGGATCGGTCGACGCCATCCTGGAGAACTGGGGCCACGACGACCTGAAGAAGAAGTACATCGACACCGATCGTGTCGCCGTCGAGGGCGGGCTGACCGGCAACAAGGGAGTGATCGGCTGGTACGTACCGCCCTGGATGGTGGAGGAGTACCCCGACATCACCAATTGGAAGAAGCTGAAGGAACGTTGGGAGCTGTTCACAACACCGAAATCCGGTGCCAAGGGCCAGTTCCTGGCCGGTGACCCGACCTACGTGACCAACGACGAGGCGCTGCTGCGCAACCTCGGGTTGAACTTCACCGTGGTCTATGCGGGCAGCGAGGACGCCCTGATCGAGGCGTTCCGGGACGCCGAGCGCAGCAAGACGCCGCTGCTGGGCTACTTCTACTCGCCGCAGTGGTTGCTGTCCGAGGTCGAGCTGGCGCACATCCCGCTGCCGCCGTACACACCCGGTTGCGACGCCAACCCCAAGACGGTGGCGTGCGACTACCAGCCCTACGACCTGGACAAGATCCTCAACCGAGAGTTCGCCTACTCGGGAAGCCCTGCAGCAGAACTGATCCAGAATTTCAGCTGGACCAACGCCGATCAGAACCAGGTGGCCAGCGACATCACGGCGAAGAAGCTGACCCCCCAGGCGGCCGCACAGAAGTGGCTGGACTCCCACCCCCAGGTGTGGCGGAAGTGGTTGCCCGCCAGCCCCTGA
- a CDS encoding PTS fructose transporter subunit IIBC: MKLVGVTSCPTGIAHTYMAAEALEVAAREAGHEMIVETQGSAGSDPLDPAVIAAADAVVFAHDLEVKDRGRFAGKPTIDVGVKKAISDGPGLIAQAVAAAEQFRQDPSSVNVTAAAGGGSAGGLTTKVDAGAGTGTKIRQWLMTGVSYMIPFVAAGGILIALSFMLAQVAIGEQGAIEIVKYSLTAKDDQAAFNIAQNFDLLSLTSWAALLFVMGAAAFGFLVPILSGFIAFGIADRPGIVPGIVGGSIAATMGAGFLGGIATGFLGGFVARWISRWKVHKGVRGVMPVVVIPLLSTLITAGIFITVLGRPITSLMNALTDALNSMSGSSAVVLGLILGAMMGFDLGGPVNKTAYTFATAGLGAAGAATDAPQLKIMAAVMAAGMVAPLAMALSTAVRPKLFTEPERENGKAAWLLGASFISEGAIPFAAADPIRIIASSVFGSAVTGALCMAFGTTLRAPHGGIWVLPLIGQFLLFLLALLIGVLIMAGIVIALKQRDHSREAVPVAA; the protein is encoded by the coding sequence ATGAAGCTCGTCGGAGTCACCTCCTGCCCCACCGGAATCGCCCACACCTACATGGCCGCCGAGGCCCTGGAGGTGGCCGCCCGCGAGGCCGGCCACGAGATGATCGTCGAGACCCAGGGATCGGCCGGGTCGGACCCACTGGACCCCGCGGTCATCGCCGCGGCCGACGCCGTGGTCTTCGCCCACGACCTCGAGGTCAAGGACCGGGGCCGGTTCGCCGGTAAGCCGACCATCGACGTCGGCGTCAAGAAGGCCATCTCGGACGGTCCCGGCCTGATCGCCCAGGCGGTCGCCGCGGCCGAGCAGTTCCGCCAGGACCCGAGCAGCGTGAACGTCACCGCCGCCGCCGGCGGCGGTTCGGCCGGCGGCCTGACCACCAAGGTCGACGCCGGTGCCGGCACCGGTACCAAGATCCGCCAATGGCTGATGACCGGCGTCTCGTACATGATCCCGTTCGTCGCGGCGGGCGGCATCCTGATCGCGCTGTCGTTCATGCTCGCCCAGGTCGCGATCGGCGAGCAGGGCGCCATCGAGATCGTCAAGTACAGCCTGACCGCCAAGGATGACCAGGCGGCCTTCAACATCGCGCAGAACTTCGACCTGCTCAGCCTGACCTCCTGGGCCGCCCTGCTGTTCGTGATGGGCGCCGCAGCCTTCGGGTTCCTGGTTCCGATCCTGAGTGGCTTCATCGCCTTCGGCATCGCCGACCGCCCGGGCATCGTGCCCGGCATCGTCGGGGGCTCGATCGCGGCCACCATGGGCGCCGGGTTCCTCGGCGGCATCGCCACCGGCTTCCTCGGCGGCTTCGTGGCGCGCTGGATCTCGCGGTGGAAGGTGCACAAGGGCGTCCGCGGCGTCATGCCGGTCGTGGTCATCCCGTTGCTGTCGACCCTGATCACCGCAGGCATCTTCATCACCGTGCTGGGCCGGCCGATCACCTCGCTGATGAACGCCCTGACCGACGCCCTGAACAGCATGTCCGGCTCGTCGGCCGTGGTGCTCGGCCTGATCCTCGGGGCCATGATGGGCTTCGACCTCGGTGGCCCGGTGAACAAGACCGCGTACACCTTCGCCACCGCCGGACTGGGTGCAGCGGGTGCCGCCACCGATGCACCGCAGTTGAAGATCATGGCCGCCGTCATGGCTGCCGGCATGGTCGCCCCGCTCGCCATGGCGCTGTCGACCGCCGTCCGACCGAAGCTGTTCACCGAGCCCGAGCGCGAGAACGGCAAGGCCGCGTGGCTGCTGGGCGCCTCGTTCATCTCCGAGGGCGCCATCCCGTTCGCGGCCGCCGACCCGATCCGCATCATCGCCTCGTCCGTGTTCGGTTCGGCGGTCACCGGTGCGCTGTGCATGGCCTTCGGAACCACGTTGCGCGCCCCGCACGGCGGCATCTGGGTGCTGCCGCTGATCGGCCAGTTCCTGCTCTTCCTGCTGGCGCTGCTCATCGGCGTCCTGATCATGGCCGGCATCGTGATCGCCCTGAAGCAGCGTGATCACAGCCGCGAGGCCGTCCCCGTCGCTGCCTGA
- a CDS encoding flavodoxin family protein: protein MKVHVVYDSAYGNTEVVATAIADVLRSSHEVVLYRVDLAAPEALVPGDVLVVGSPTQGGRATPALDRFLAHLPDSVLEGLSVATFDTRLAARWVRMFGYAAPRMAKALVLRDAVPLAPAEGFLVEGREGPLVAGERERAAQWAAGLALPVTH from the coding sequence ATGAAGGTCCACGTCGTCTACGACTCCGCCTACGGCAACACCGAGGTGGTCGCGACCGCGATCGCCGATGTCCTGCGCTCCAGCCACGAGGTGGTGCTCTACCGGGTCGATCTCGCTGCGCCCGAGGCCCTCGTTCCCGGCGACGTGTTGGTCGTGGGTTCGCCCACCCAGGGCGGCCGCGCCACCCCGGCACTGGATCGCTTCCTGGCCCACCTGCCCGACTCGGTGCTCGAAGGGCTGTCCGTCGCGACCTTCGACACCCGGCTCGCGGCGCGTTGGGTCCGCATGTTCGGGTACGCCGCGCCCCGTATGGCCAAGGCCCTGGTGCTGCGGGACGCCGTGCCGCTGGCGCCCGCCGAGGGGTTCCTGGTCGAGGGGCGCGAGGGACCGCTCGTGGCGGGGGAACGTGAACGTGCCGCGCAATGGGCTGCGGGGCTGGCCCTGCCCGTCACGCACTGA
- a CDS encoding DUF742 domain-containing protein, which produces MNTDRPAPGTAHQRGSPEELDTETEDTPVIRPFLITGGRTRPTRDDLRVETLIQAQAVTPANLRFEARQIVQTCATPTSLAEIAAAVGVPLGVARVLISDLVADGVVTAVEPGTLSVRLIERIRDRVRAL; this is translated from the coding sequence ATGAACACCGACCGGCCGGCGCCAGGCACCGCGCACCAACGTGGGTCGCCCGAGGAACTCGACACCGAGACCGAGGACACCCCGGTCATCCGCCCCTTCCTGATCACCGGCGGACGCACCCGCCCCACCCGCGACGACCTGCGCGTCGAGACACTGATCCAGGCGCAGGCCGTCACCCCGGCCAACCTGCGTTTCGAGGCGCGGCAGATCGTCCAGACCTGCGCGACACCGACGTCCCTGGCCGAGATCGCCGCCGCCGTGGGGGTTCCGCTCGGCGTCGCCCGAGTACTGATCAGCGATCTGGTCGCGGACGGCGTCGTGACCGCCGTCGAGCCCGGAACGTTGTCGGTGCGCCTGATCGAGAGGATCCGGGATCGTGTCCGTGCACTCTGA
- a CDS encoding ATP/GTP-binding protein produces the protein MSVHSDELVDLVSVKIVISGGFGVGKTTFVGAISEVEPLLTEADMTDASDGVDDRRHVPGKVTTTVALDFGRISLDDNLRLYLFGTPGQDRYAFLWDDLVHGALGAVILLDTSRIEDCFPAIDYFEEHGVPFLVAVNLFEGVPRFDLAEVREALGVSDHVPVVDCDARRRDSVKHVLVALIEEVLARAIAHQNQEVRL, from the coding sequence GTGTCCGTGCACTCTGACGAGCTGGTCGATCTGGTCTCGGTCAAGATCGTGATCAGCGGCGGCTTCGGCGTCGGCAAGACCACCTTCGTGGGCGCGATCTCCGAGGTCGAGCCACTGTTGACCGAGGCCGACATGACAGATGCCTCCGACGGCGTCGACGACCGGCGCCACGTCCCCGGCAAGGTGACCACCACGGTGGCACTGGATTTCGGTCGCATCAGCCTGGACGACAACCTGCGGTTGTACCTGTTCGGCACCCCGGGGCAGGACCGCTACGCCTTCCTCTGGGACGACCTGGTGCACGGCGCCCTCGGCGCGGTCATCCTGCTCGACACCTCGCGCATCGAGGATTGCTTCCCGGCGATCGACTACTTCGAGGAACACGGGGTGCCGTTCCTGGTCGCGGTCAACCTGTTCGAGGGCGTCCCACGGTTCGACCTCGCCGAGGTGCGCGAGGCCCTCGGGGTGAGTGACCACGTCCCGGTGGTCGATTGCGATGCCCGCCGCCGCGACTCGGTCAAACATGTCCTGGTCGCCCTCATCGAGGAAGTGCTCGCCCGAGCGATCGCCCACCAGAACCAGGAGGTACGGCTGTGA